The Pleuronectes platessa chromosome 13, fPlePla1.1, whole genome shotgun sequence genome includes a window with the following:
- the rpp40 gene encoding ribonuclease P protein subunit p40, translated as MSVDVSHALRSVLVCDRSSFLDEKNRISSQLQQLHFNYKVSLLLPECSSAPSHLDSVLKSFSSFYLIRNMPIYELLDKHFLETAVYQGSVSGLSHRTRIDEENCVALMPNGRLCLSLDKHSFQVLGVEGKPSKFNHKTKNRFVVSVDLTDSSMAPGGRGYVRLLTGLRSRLHLRTDFLLSHHPGGGASLQHLLSRYDWSEHRPEISSRVLTDLSCPALLSSDPQPGDAHSFLEWLGAVDADISCENSSSSFMSSLVCPEPKTMLDKALSVSVCGLLRPQDVHRLVQQLRRHLEQPGPAPWASLTVHGFVDSPVSWGDGEHGVLIGGENFYNLLMFQDHTYHLHLATGSHDPCPQ; from the exons cagctgcagcagctgcacttCAACTACAAG GTGTccctgctgctgcctgagtgTAGCTCCGCCCCCTCTCACCTGGACTCTGTGTTAAAAAGCTTCAGCAGTTTCTACCTCATCAGGAACATGCCCATATATGAACTGCTGGACAAACACTTCCTGGAGACGGCCGTGTACCAGG gaaGTGTGTCCGGTCTCTCACACAGAACCAGGATTGATGAAGAGAACTGTGTTGCTCTAATGCCCAATG gtcgtCTGTGTCTCTCACTGGACAAACATTCCTTCCAGGTCTTGGGAGTTGAGGGGAAACCATCGAAGTTCAACcacaaaacaaagaacagaTTCG tcGTATCCGTGGATCTGACCGACAGCAGCATGGCTCCTGGTGGGCGGGGCTACGTCAGACTCCTCACAGGTCTGAGGTCACGACTTCACCTGAGGACCGACTTCCTGCTGTCACATCATCCAG ggggtggagcctctCTGCAGCACCTCCTGTCTCGTTACGATTGGTCGGAGCACAGACCTGAGATCAGCAGTCGGGTCCTGACTGACCTGTCCTGTCCTGCACTGCTGTCCTCAGACCCGCAGCCAGGGGACGCTCACAGTTTCCTGGAGTGGCTCGGAGCCGTGGACGCCGACATCAGCTG CGAGAACTCGTCCAGCAGCTTCATGTCCTCGTTGGTCTGTCCCGAGCCGAAGACAATGCTGGATAAAGCTCTGAGCGTCTCTGTCTGTGGACTGCTGCGTCCTCAGGACGTCCACCGGCTCGTCCAGCAGCTCAG GCGTCACCTGGAGCAGCCGGGCCCGGCGCCCTGGGCGTCTCTGACGGTTCACGGTTTCGTGGACAGTCCTGTATCTTGGGGGGACGGCGAGCACGGAGTCCTGATAGGAGGAGAGAACTTCTACAACCTGCTGATGTTCCAGGACCACACCTACCACCTCCACCTGGCTACAGGGTCACATGACCCCTGTCCTCAGTGA